One genomic segment of [Phormidium] sp. ETS-05 includes these proteins:
- a CDS encoding MHYT domain-containing protein, with translation MDEISGIYNPILVILSFAIAVMASYTALDLAGRVTPKRWEDEGKLFGSKSRPVWIVGGAVAMGTGIWSMHFIAMLAFQLPLPVNYDVLLTLLSWVDGMVASGFALLLFSRPKLDLGVLLGGGTLMGLAIVSMHYLGMAAVRISAQMHYNFWLVGLSVLIAVAASVAALWLAFKFRHTNGAKFNWQKLSSALVMGIGISGMHYTGMWATCFSQMSPGEPLQIDGEDNYWLAIEIGIGTLIVLGGTLVAALFDRRYGVQLVKQAALEESENRFRSLVEKMPVGVLLLNGEGKIIVSNPVAADMVGMNAREIRGDSIFDLSWQLLDEAGNILAPSAHPVQAAIFQKQPIQNLVIGAVRRDIPEILWLLLNVEPHFASDGTLERVVCTFSNISDRKKAEAALRESAKRDRAIARVIQRMRQTLDMETIFTATTQELRQLLECDRVLVYRFLPDWSGQLIAESVGKGWISVLPAQIDNSTFTANATEIDTCIIKHFGTDDSLTLKDSYLQDTQGGAYAQGVNYLAVNDIYTASFNSCYLNLLTNLQARAYLTVPIICGQKLWGLLASYQNSGSRHWQSEEIKIAVQIGNQLGVALQQAELLDQTKKQSEALQKALIAADAANRAKSEFLANMSHELRTPLNAILGFSQVMARDTSISADHQQHLSIINRAGEHLLSLINDILEMSKIEAGRTKLNEAAFDLIGLLDTIEKMLRLKAQSKGVQLIFDLSPNLPKSVQGDEGKLRQILINILGNGIKFTEKGSVTLRVRLGDTVADITEVPAELSPIRLYFEVEDTGPGIAANELPQLFEPFNQTETGRKSGQGTGLGLPISRKFVQLMGGDIRVRSTRGVGTIFDFDIPMSQTALPEIPGIQPQDKIIGLAPGQRQYRILAVDDRPESRLVLVKLLGGIGFQVREAANGKEAIDEWRRWQPDLILMDMRMPVMNGWEATEYIKKQPEGQNTVIIAITASAFEEERQMILEAGCNDFVRKPFQAAELLEKLRLHLQVEYSYELPPALTTDGKPPANHAPEEFQLTAASLQVLPRDLLKSINRAAVECSDDRILELTKLMPEENASLAQALAGLASEYQFDIIENLTKTQAT, from the coding sequence ATGGACGAGATTTCTGGAATTTACAACCCCATTTTAGTCATTCTATCATTTGCCATTGCGGTCATGGCATCTTATACCGCCCTGGATTTAGCGGGAAGAGTAACGCCGAAGCGGTGGGAGGATGAAGGGAAGTTATTTGGCAGCAAATCCCGCCCCGTGTGGATTGTGGGTGGGGCCGTGGCAATGGGAACCGGGATTTGGTCGATGCACTTTATCGCTATGTTGGCATTTCAGTTGCCCTTGCCGGTGAATTATGATGTGTTGTTGACCCTATTATCCTGGGTAGATGGGATGGTGGCGTCGGGTTTCGCACTACTACTATTCAGCCGACCAAAGCTGGATTTGGGGGTGTTGCTGGGTGGGGGGACGCTGATGGGGCTGGCGATCGTCTCTATGCACTACCTGGGGATGGCTGCAGTGCGAATATCGGCACAAATGCACTACAATTTTTGGCTAGTTGGGCTGTCAGTGCTAATAGCAGTAGCAGCCTCCGTAGCAGCGTTGTGGTTGGCGTTTAAATTTCGTCATACCAATGGGGCGAAATTCAACTGGCAAAAATTGAGTAGCGCCTTAGTGATGGGGATAGGGATTAGCGGGATGCACTATACGGGGATGTGGGCAACTTGCTTTTCCCAGATGTCCCCTGGAGAGCCGCTGCAAATCGATGGTGAAGATAATTATTGGCTGGCAATTGAAATTGGCATTGGCACCTTGATTGTTTTAGGAGGAACCCTGGTGGCGGCATTGTTCGATCGCCGCTATGGGGTACAGTTAGTGAAACAAGCTGCTCTGGAAGAAAGCGAAAACCGCTTCCGCTCCTTGGTAGAAAAAATGCCTGTGGGAGTGCTGCTCCTGAATGGGGAAGGTAAAATTATTGTCAGCAACCCAGTGGCGGCAGATATGGTGGGGATGAATGCTAGGGAAATTAGAGGTGACAGCATTTTTGACCTGTCGTGGCAGCTATTAGATGAAGCGGGGAATATTTTGGCACCATCAGCTCATCCGGTGCAAGCGGCTATCTTCCAAAAGCAGCCGATTCAAAACCTGGTGATTGGTGCAGTTCGCCGGGATATCCCAGAAATACTTTGGTTGCTGCTGAATGTAGAGCCTCATTTTGCCAGTGATGGCACTTTGGAACGGGTAGTTTGTACTTTCAGCAATATCAGCGATCGCAAGAAAGCAGAAGCCGCGTTGCGGGAAAGTGCCAAGCGCGATCGGGCGATCGCTCGGGTGATTCAAAGGATGCGGCAAACCTTGGATATGGAAACCATCTTCACCGCCACCACCCAAGAATTGCGGCAATTACTAGAGTGCGATCGAGTCCTAGTTTATCGCTTTCTTCCCGATTGGAGCGGCCAACTAATTGCCGAATCCGTAGGCAAAGGCTGGATTTCCGTACTGCCAGCTCAAATCGATAACTCCACATTTACCGCCAATGCCACGGAAATAGACACCTGCATCATCAAACACTTTGGCACCGATGATAGCTTGACCTTAAAAGATAGCTACCTGCAAGACACCCAAGGCGGTGCCTACGCTCAAGGCGTTAATTACCTCGCCGTAAATGATATCTATACTGCCAGTTTTAACTCTTGTTACCTCAACTTACTCACCAACCTTCAAGCCAGAGCCTACCTCACCGTCCCGATTATATGTGGCCAAAAACTCTGGGGATTGCTGGCCAGCTATCAAAATTCAGGCTCACGCCACTGGCAATCAGAAGAAATTAAAATAGCCGTTCAAATTGGCAATCAATTGGGAGTAGCCCTGCAGCAAGCGGAATTACTCGACCAAACCAAAAAACAGTCAGAAGCTCTGCAAAAAGCCTTGATTGCTGCCGATGCTGCTAACCGCGCTAAAAGCGAATTTCTCGCGAATATGAGTCACGAACTACGTACCCCCCTTAATGCTATCCTCGGCTTTAGCCAAGTCATGGCGCGGGATACCTCTATCAGCGCCGACCATCAACAGCATTTAAGCATTATCAATCGGGCGGGGGAACACCTGCTATCATTAATTAACGACATTCTGGAAATGTCCAAAATCGAGGCAGGCCGCACAAAATTAAATGAAGCTGCATTTGATTTGATAGGTTTGTTGGATACCATAGAAAAAATGCTGCGGTTGAAAGCCCAATCTAAGGGAGTCCAGCTCATTTTTGATTTATCCCCCAATCTGCCCAAATCGGTGCAAGGGGATGAGGGCAAATTGCGCCAAATTCTGATTAACATCTTGGGCAATGGGATTAAGTTTACGGAAAAGGGCAGCGTCACATTGCGGGTGCGCCTGGGGGATACAGTAGCAGATATCACCGAGGTGCCCGCCGAGTTATCGCCCATCCGATTGTATTTTGAGGTTGAAGACACCGGACCGGGGATTGCAGCCAATGAGCTGCCCCAGTTATTTGAACCATTTAACCAAACAGAAACTGGGCGCAAATCCGGTCAAGGCACGGGCTTGGGGTTGCCTATCAGCCGGAAATTTGTGCAATTGATGGGAGGAGATATCCGGGTGCGCAGCACCCGTGGGGTGGGGACAATCTTTGATTTTGATATCCCTATGAGTCAGACTGCGTTGCCAGAAATTCCGGGAATTCAACCCCAAGATAAAATTATTGGTTTGGCACCGGGGCAACGCCAGTATCGGATTTTGGCGGTGGACGATCGTCCGGAAAGTCGCCTGGTGCTGGTAAAATTATTGGGTGGCATCGGCTTTCAGGTGCGGGAGGCAGCAAATGGCAAGGAGGCGATCGATGAGTGGCGCCGTTGGCAACCAGATTTAATCTTGATGGATATGCGGATGCCAGTGATGAATGGCTGGGAAGCTACCGAGTATATTAAAAAGCAGCCGGAAGGTCAGAACACGGTGATTATTGCCATTACCGCCAGCGCCTTTGAAGAAGAGCGCCAGATGATTTTAGAAGCTGGGTGCAATGATTTTGTGCGTAAACCCTTTCAAGCAGCGGAATTGCTGGAAAAATTGCGGCTGCATTTGCAGGTAGAATATAGTTATGAACTACCACCCGCCCTTACTACCGACGGCAAACCACCAGCAAACCATGCCCCAGAAGAGTTTCAGCTCACGGCGGCTAGTTTGCAAGTGTTGCCCCGTGATTTGCTCAAAAGCATCAACCGAGCTGCAGTGGAATGCAGCGACGATCGGATTTTGGAGTTAACCAAGCTGATGCCAGAAGAAAATGCCTCTCTGGCGCAAGCCCTAGCGGGTTTGGCATCAGAATACCAGTTTGATATTATCGAGAACTTAACTAAAACCCAAGCTACATGA
- a CDS encoding Uma2 family endonuclease produces the protein MLSSEINTLIDPQAMQRQDSEWRYIVDRVNWEQYETWLAKTGDNTAYRVTYLDEILEILSPSRRHENRKTRIGDLLEIYFLEADINYFPFGSTTLRQEDQKIGIEPDEAYCIGTDKDFPDLAIEVIVTSGGIDKLEVYRRLNVREVWFWENDQFRLYASEKILTSKLAKLVAFTSQSVAAKSSRSWI, from the coding sequence ATGCTTAGTAGCGAAATTAATACCCTAATTGACCCCCAAGCAATGCAACGCCAAGATTCTGAATGGCGCTACATAGTCGATCGGGTCAACTGGGAGCAATACGAGACATGGCTTGCCAAAACCGGCGACAATACTGCCTATCGAGTCACCTATCTAGATGAAATTTTAGAAATTCTGTCCCCTTCCCGCCGCCATGAAAACCGCAAAACTCGCATTGGAGACCTTTTAGAAATTTACTTCCTAGAAGCAGACATCAACTATTTTCCCTTTGGCTCTACTACCCTGCGACAAGAGGATCAAAAAATCGGCATCGAACCCGATGAGGCTTACTGCATTGGCACGGACAAAGACTTTCCCGATTTAGCCATAGAGGTAATTGTCACCAGTGGCGGTATCGACAAATTAGAAGTTTACCGGAGATTGAATGTACGGGAAGTTTGGTTTTGGGAAAATGACCAATTCCGCCTCTACGCCTCCGAGAAGATATTAACCAGCAAACTGGCCAAACTAGTAGCGTTTACGAGCCAATCAGTCGCAGCGAAATCCTCCCGGAGCTGGATATAG
- a CDS encoding Uma2 family endonuclease, whose product MFQPLPKITSFADFLEWKPDGTLYELHNGVIVEMQPIGKHEEINGFATLKLSVQFDRLKLPYFIPKQALIKIPERDSAYCPDVLVINRQNLPNEPLWQKSSTVTQAASVPLVIEVVSTNWQDDYAHKLVDYETFGIPEYWIVDYLGLGGRRYIGNPKQPTISVYSLVEGEYQENQFRGDDIIISPTLPKLNLTAQQIFNSEL is encoded by the coding sequence ATGTTTCAACCATTACCAAAAATTACCAGTTTTGCCGACTTTCTGGAATGGAAGCCAGATGGCACCCTCTATGAACTACACAATGGAGTAATTGTAGAAATGCAGCCCATAGGAAAGCATGAAGAGATTAATGGTTTTGCCACTCTCAAACTTAGCGTACAATTTGACCGATTAAAATTGCCTTACTTCATCCCCAAGCAAGCCTTGATTAAAATCCCGGAGCGCGACTCAGCTTATTGCCCCGATGTCCTAGTTATCAACCGCCAAAATCTCCCTAATGAACCCCTGTGGCAAAAATCATCAACCGTGACTCAAGCAGCATCGGTTCCCCTGGTGATTGAAGTGGTCAGCACCAATTGGCAAGACGATTATGCCCACAAGCTGGTTGACTATGAAACTTTTGGCATTCCTGAATACTGGATTGTAGATTATTTAGGTTTAGGTGGGAGACGGTACATTGGCAACCCAAAACAGCCCACTATTTCGGTGTATTCTTTAGTGGAAGGGGAGTATCAAGAGAACCAGTTTCGCGGCGACGATATAATTATCTCTCCCACCTTGCCCAAATTAAATTTAACTGCCCAACAGATTTTTAATAGTGAACTATGA
- a CDS encoding serine/threonine-protein kinase: protein MNIINLDGRYQIEKKLSEGTFGETYLARDINRPNHPLCVVKKLKPQSPSVFPVAKRLFDTEAKILEKLGEHPQIPRLLADLTENQEFYLVEEYIDGEELAKEMPTYNRQLWDEAKVTQLVLDILEILVFVQKYNVIHRDIKPSNLMRRRQDGKIVMIDFGAVKEVTTQMANLPPGVPGTVPIGTPGYMPYEQKNGQPSFASDIYAVGMIAIEALTGQFPHTLQRDSQTLELIWNRTVVSPRFAAIIDNMVHFHANQRYQTAAEVIKAILPDTTIISLPPTVPVVPVKNKNLVAFISSFVALIVGLGVATMYYQVNLQQRSQQDEGMW, encoded by the coding sequence ATGAACATTATTAACCTTGACGGACGCTATCAAATCGAAAAAAAGCTGAGTGAAGGGACTTTTGGCGAAACCTACTTGGCGAGAGACATTAATCGCCCCAACCATCCTTTATGTGTGGTGAAGAAACTTAAACCTCAATCCCCCAGCGTGTTCCCAGTTGCCAAACGATTATTTGATACCGAGGCCAAAATCCTGGAAAAGTTGGGGGAACATCCGCAAATTCCCAGATTATTGGCTGATTTGACCGAAAATCAAGAGTTTTATCTCGTAGAAGAATATATAGATGGTGAGGAATTAGCCAAGGAAATGCCCACCTACAATCGCCAACTCTGGGACGAAGCAAAAGTCACCCAGCTTGTGCTAGATATTCTGGAAATTCTGGTATTTGTCCAGAAATATAATGTGATTCATCGAGATATCAAGCCGTCAAATTTGATGCGCCGCCGCCAAGATGGTAAAATTGTGATGATTGACTTTGGTGCGGTGAAAGAAGTCACGACACAAATGGCCAATTTGCCACCAGGTGTCCCCGGTACTGTACCCATAGGCACTCCGGGATATATGCCTTATGAACAGAAAAACGGCCAGCCTAGTTTTGCCAGCGATATTTATGCCGTGGGGATGATAGCTATTGAAGCGCTAACCGGCCAATTTCCTCACACTTTACAACGAGACTCCCAAACTTTAGAATTAATTTGGAATCGCACGGTAGTTAGTCCTCGTTTTGCTGCTATTATTGATAATATGGTGCATTTTCATGCTAATCAACGTTATCAAACCGCAGCCGAAGTCATCAAGGCAATTTTACCAGATACAACCATTATATCACTGCCTCCCACAGTGCCAGTGGTGCCAGTAAAAAATAAAAATTTAGTAGCTTTTATTTCTAGTTTTGTGGCTTTAATAGTTGGTTTGGGGGTGGCAACTATGTATTATCAAGTTAATCTGCAGCAGCGTAGCCAGCAAGATGAGGGTATGTGGTAG
- a CDS encoding COP23 domain-containing protein, which yields MNTKNTIVSGLAAVAGLSLMACSSLTGMGPAGGSPGGGVSNEPTTTFKCIQADRGWATVAERGNAVSKNPLFTWNSEEFGDNWTPENRCYEVTRRLNVFVGKNGGRLSNLSLTPGQVNGLTVVCVVNQQSSCTNDSLLFTLSQKNAATPRTAIAKITDFSKGKANASPVDENGYPQYFPLQDLVNFSPEEGF from the coding sequence ATGAATACCAAGAATACTATTGTATCGGGATTGGCGGCTGTGGCTGGTTTGAGTTTGATGGCTTGTTCTAGCCTAACCGGGATGGGTCCAGCCGGTGGTTCCCCTGGTGGTGGGGTGTCCAACGAACCGACTACCACTTTTAAATGTATTCAGGCGGATAGGGGTTGGGCAACTGTCGCCGAACGGGGTAACGCGGTGTCCAAAAATCCCCTGTTTACTTGGAATAGCGAGGAATTTGGGGACAACTGGACGCCAGAAAACCGTTGTTATGAGGTGACGAGAAGGCTAAACGTTTTCGTAGGGAAAAATGGCGGGAGATTATCCAATTTGAGTTTAACTCCTGGGCAGGTAAACGGGCTAACGGTGGTTTGTGTGGTGAATCAGCAGTCAAGCTGCACCAATGATAGTCTACTGTTTACCCTGAGCCAGAAAAACGCCGCAACTCCCAGAACGGCGATCGCGAAGATTACTGATTTCAGCAAGGGTAAGGCTAATGCTTCGCCTGTAGATGAGAATGGTTATCCCCAGTATTTTCCTTTGCAGGACCTGGTGAATTTTTCACCGGAGGAGGGGTTTTAA
- a CDS encoding serine protease has protein sequence MMPKLSQKPGFLIIAILTLGLGVGACGKLSSEDVAKTAQEVTVMVDGCAAGSGMIYRREGNTYSVLTAHHVVKDAQITCLIITPDGFRHNANPQVTVPVPDVDLAVMTFTSEKDYKLAKWGDSDQVVAGQTVYVAGAPEPTEAISNRTIIVPDGKIIGNISQPNQGYSLIYNNITQPGMSGGQVLDDRGKVIGVHGQGDRNGGEKTGQNLAIPIATFWIPPNPP, from the coding sequence ATGATGCCAAAATTGTCGCAGAAACCCGGTTTCTTGATTATCGCCATCCTGACTCTGGGCCTCGGTGTGGGGGCCTGTGGGAAGCTGTCGTCCGAGGATGTGGCGAAAACAGCCCAGGAAGTCACCGTGATGGTGGATGGCTGTGCGGCGGGTTCGGGAATGATTTATCGTCGTGAGGGCAATACTTATTCGGTGTTGACCGCCCATCATGTGGTAAAAGATGCCCAGATTACTTGTTTGATTATCACTCCTGATGGCTTCCGGCACAATGCAAATCCCCAAGTCACCGTCCCAGTCCCGGATGTGGATTTGGCGGTGATGACTTTTACCAGTGAGAAGGACTATAAACTGGCGAAGTGGGGAGACTCGGATCAGGTGGTGGCGGGGCAAACGGTCTATGTGGCGGGGGCTCCAGAACCGACCGAGGCCATCTCTAACCGCACCATAATAGTACCCGATGGCAAAATTATCGGCAACATCTCCCAGCCAAATCAGGGTTATAGCTTAATTTACAATAACATCACGCAACCGGGAATGAGCGGCGGGCAGGTATTGGATGACCGAGGCAAAGTGATTGGGGTTCACGGTCAGGGGGATAGGAATGGTGGGGAAAAAACTGGGCAGAATTTGGCGATTCCTATTGCGACGTTTTGGATCCCCCCCAACCCCCCTTAA
- a CDS encoding WD40 repeat domain-containing protein, with amino-acid sequence MRGYFTLPALQQQGMIKRLGRGYVREVIALNQELTVVISRGGATLFNLTTGEALWEIDCPTYGGAVSANGRLLALYKNKDIYLWDLTTGRFLYQITGPANSVHSISFSPDGKTLASGSSDYTVRLWDVATGRELRQLTGHTGYVYSVSFSPDGQTLASGGGDGVVRLWRVR; translated from the coding sequence GTGCGCGGCTATTTCACCCTGCCCGCATTACAGCAACAAGGGATGATCAAGCGACTGGGACGGGGATATGTCAGAGAAGTAATTGCCCTGAACCAGGAATTAACCGTGGTGATTTCTCGTGGTGGAGCAACTTTATTTAATCTCACCACTGGGGAAGCCCTCTGGGAAATTGATTGTCCGACTTATGGTGGGGCAGTGAGCGCCAATGGGCGGTTATTGGCATTATATAAAAACAAAGATATTTATCTGTGGGATTTAACCACGGGGCGGTTTTTGTACCAAATCACTGGACCAGCAAACAGTGTGCATAGCATCAGCTTCAGTCCTGATGGTAAAACCCTGGCTTCTGGGAGTAGTGATTACACAGTGCGACTGTGGGATGTGGCTACGGGACGGGAACTGCGCCAACTCACCGGACATACAGGCTATGTGTATAGCGTCAGCTTCAGTCCAGATGGTCAAACCCTGGCTTCTGGGGGTGGGGATGGGGTGGTGCGGTTGTGGAGGGTGCGGTAG
- a CDS encoding type II toxin-antitoxin system ParD family antitoxin, whose translation MWGVWGVGGVGERGGVQKPGFWVKMQPRGEQPLETVMQITLNKQQEEFIAAQLARGNFNHPDEVVNAAFRLLEQLQTEHEEWLTETRAKVEEAVAEMDRGEGLDGETFVLGILERFQQAKGGNVE comes from the coding sequence GTGTGGGGGGTGTGGGGAGTGGGAGGTGTGGGGGAGCGGGGGGGAGTTCAGAAACCGGGTTTCTGGGTTAAAATGCAACCACGAGGAGAGCAACCCCTGGAGACAGTGATGCAAATTACATTGAACAAGCAACAAGAGGAGTTTATCGCCGCCCAGTTAGCGAGGGGCAATTTTAATCATCCCGATGAAGTGGTGAATGCTGCCTTTCGTCTGCTGGAACAGTTGCAAACTGAGCATGAAGAATGGCTCACAGAAACCCGCGCTAAGGTGGAAGAGGCTGTGGCAGAAATGGACAGAGGCGAAGGTTTAGATGGGGAAACATTTGTGTTGGGAATTCTGGAGCGGTTTCAGCAGGCCAAGGGAGGTAACGTTGAGTGA
- a CDS encoding type II toxin-antitoxin system RelE/ParE family toxin, whose translation MSQYQISPSASRDLNDISEYFLLQNIAAGERFFQEFNRKCKYLNQFPYMGKSYGPLLTDLRGFPLDGYIILYRTGGETVEILRVVHGRQDLEELFRN comes from the coding sequence GTGAGTCAGTATCAGATATCGCCCTCTGCCAGTCGGGATTTGAATGATATTTCCGAGTATTTCTTGTTGCAGAATATTGCAGCAGGAGAGCGCTTTTTTCAAGAATTTAACCGCAAATGTAAATATTTAAACCAGTTTCCTTATATGGGAAAAAGCTATGGGCCTTTATTAACAGATTTGCGCGGTTTCCCTTTAGACGGTTACATTATTCTTTATCGTACTGGAGGAGAAACGGTGGAAATTCTGCGGGTTGTGCATGGACGACAAGACCTAGAAGAATTATTTAGAAATTGA
- a CDS encoding nucleotidyltransferase family protein translates to MNSCPIERGKVLEVLGQLKPILKDKYGVSRLGIFGSFARNEATESSDVDVVLEMEQPNLFMMVHIKEELEKNLGKPVDLVRYRDRMNPYLKVRIHREAIYV, encoded by the coding sequence ATGAATTCATGCCCGATCGAACGCGGGAAAGTTTTAGAAGTTCTGGGTCAGCTCAAACCGATATTAAAAGACAAATATGGGGTGAGTCGGTTAGGAATTTTTGGGTCTTTTGCTAGAAATGAAGCCACAGAGAGCAGCGATGTGGATGTGGTGTTGGAAATGGAACAACCTAATCTATTTATGATGGTTCACATTAAGGAAGAACTCGAGAAAAATCTGGGTAAACCCGTTGATTTAGTGCGTTATCGAGACCGGATGAACCCTTACTTAAAAGTCAGAATCCATCGGGAGGCTATTTATGTCTGA
- a CDS encoding serine protease, with protein MNRGIRTIIAFFVLSTASPFIGNSEPPSPETSEIARQITVRILTDSGTGSGVIIQRKKHAYIIVTNRHVVDDHQEQTYTILTPDGQTHQAHLLGMGRGGDGETGGRGDSERGKDDEDIARLQFTCYQKYTVAEIADNNRLNIGDVVYAAGFPSWYEISENKITNTREWGFRAFRWTTGTVGMLPETPLEEGYQLGYTNNIVSGMSGGPILNQQGELVGINGRSAYPLGGIETFKFVDGTFPPEPVFKQMETFSWGIPLDRRNPG; from the coding sequence ATGAACCGGGGCATCAGAACAATTATCGCCTTTTTCGTCCTTAGCACCGCCTCCCCATTTATCGGCAATTCAGAACCACCATCCCCAGAAACCTCAGAAATTGCCCGTCAAATCACAGTGCGCATTCTCACAGACAGCGGAACCGGTTCTGGTGTGATTATTCAACGGAAAAAACACGCTTATATCATCGTCACCAACCGCCATGTAGTGGATGACCACCAAGAACAAACCTACACCATTTTAACCCCAGATGGTCAAACCCACCAGGCGCATTTGTTGGGAATGGGGAGAGGGGGAGACGGGGAGACGGGGGGACGGGGAGACTCGGAGCGGGGAAAAGATGATGAAGATATCGCCCGGTTGCAATTCACCTGTTACCAAAAATACACAGTAGCAGAAATCGCGGACAATAACCGGTTAAATATTGGCGATGTAGTTTATGCAGCGGGGTTTCCCAGTTGGTATGAAATCAGCGAAAATAAAATTACAAATACCCGTGAATGGGGGTTCAGAGCGTTTCGGTGGACAACGGGAACCGTGGGAATGCTACCGGAAACACCCCTAGAAGAAGGATATCAATTGGGTTATACTAATAATATCGTTTCTGGGATGAGCGGCGGCCCAATTTTGAACCAGCAAGGGGAACTGGTGGGGATAAATGGACGTTCTGCATATCCCCTGGGTGGGATAGAAACGTTTAAATTTGTTGATGGCACATTCCCCCCGGAACCTGTATTTAAACAGATGGAAACCTTCAGTTGGGGCATTCCTTTGGACCGGAGGAACCCGGGATGA
- a CDS encoding PstS family phosphate ABC transporter substrate-binding protein: protein MMNLKLSLKCRNVAIGIVAGALTLSACSTAPQGGGENTQSPASSDGAAPPTSNLSGQVLIDGSSTVFPISEAMAEEFMKANPSVKVTVGVSGTGGGFKKFCAGETDISNASRPIKPSEVELCSKNNIEYVELPVAFDGLSVVLNPKNTWAACLKVDELKKMWEPAAQGQVNNWSQIRPDFPDREMRLYGAGTDSGTYDYFTEAVNGKEGESRGDYTASEDDNVIVQGVAADEGGLGFFGFAYYEENKDKLKVAEIDGGSGCVAPTAETIANGTYQPLSRPIFVYVKKEAINRPEVKAFMEFNLAEANKNLITEAGYVPLPTDVNVAVQNRFKSGKVGSIFEGKGSTVGVKLVDLLTKE, encoded by the coding sequence ATGATGAACTTAAAATTATCCCTCAAGTGTAGAAATGTGGCGATCGGCATTGTGGCTGGGGCCTTGACCCTATCGGCTTGCAGCACGGCACCTCAAGGGGGTGGGGAAAATACCCAGAGCCCTGCCAGTAGCGACGGCGCCGCTCCCCCCACATCAAATCTATCAGGTCAAGTGCTGATAGATGGCTCCAGTACCGTATTCCCCATTTCCGAAGCGATGGCGGAAGAATTTATGAAAGCCAACCCCAGCGTCAAAGTCACCGTGGGGGTGTCCGGGACCGGTGGCGGCTTTAAGAAATTCTGCGCCGGGGAAACGGACATTTCTAATGCGTCTCGGCCCATCAAGCCATCAGAAGTGGAACTCTGTAGCAAAAATAACATTGAATACGTAGAATTACCGGTGGCATTTGATGGCTTGTCCGTAGTGTTGAACCCGAAAAACACCTGGGCGGCTTGCCTGAAAGTGGATGAACTGAAGAAAATGTGGGAGCCAGCGGCGCAAGGGCAAGTAAACAACTGGAGCCAAATTCGCCCCGACTTTCCCGATCGGGAGATGCGCCTGTACGGAGCCGGAACCGACTCCGGGACCTATGACTACTTCACCGAAGCCGTCAACGGGAAAGAAGGAGAAAGCCGAGGCGACTACACCGCCAGCGAGGATGATAACGTCATCGTTCAGGGGGTAGCCGCCGACGAGGGGGGCCTAGGCTTCTTCGGTTTCGCCTACTATGAAGAAAACAAAGACAAGCTGAAAGTAGCGGAAATTGACGGCGGGAGCGGTTGCGTTGCCCCCACTGCGGAAACCATTGCCAACGGCACCTACCAACCCCTATCCCGGCCCATATTTGTGTACGTGAAAAAAGAAGCCATTAATCGCCCAGAAGTGAAAGCCTTCATGGAATTTAACCTGGCCGAGGCCAACAAAAATCTGATTACCGAAGCTGGTTACGTGCCCCTGCCCACAGATGTGAATGTGGCAGTGCAAAACCGGTTTAAGAGCGGCAAAGTGGGCTCGATTTTCGAGGGTAAAGGTTCCACAGTGGGAGTAAAATTGGTGGATTTACTGACCAAAGAGTAA